The Canis lupus dingo isolate Sandy chromosome 8, ASM325472v2, whole genome shotgun sequence genome has a segment encoding these proteins:
- the SLC25A29 gene encoding mitochondrial basic amino acids transporter isoform X2: MALDFLAGCAGGVAGVLVGHPFDTVKVRLQVQSAEKPQYRGTLHCFQSIIKQESVLGLYKGLGSPLLGLTFINALVFGVQGNTLRALGRDSPLNQFVAGAAAGAIQCVICCPMELAKTRLQLQDAGAARAYRGSLHCLAHIYRREGLRGVNRGMASTLLRETPSFGVYFLSYDVLTRALGCEPGAPLLVPKLLLAGGTSGILSWLSTYPVDVVKSRLQADGLRGAPRYGGIADCARQSYRAEGWRVFTRGLASTLLRAFPVNAATFATVTVVLSYARGPEGAPAARGLAQPSSL; the protein is encoded by the exons ATGGCGCTCGACTTCCTGGCTGGATGCGCGGGGG GTGTGGCAGGCGTGCTTGTGGGACACCCATTTGACACGGTCAAG GTGCGGCTGCAGGTGCAGAGCGCGGAGAAGCCTCAGTACCGGGGGACCCTGCACTGCTTCCAGTCCATCATCAAGCAGGAGAGC GTGCTGGGCCTGTACAAGGGCCTGGGCTCGCCGCTCCTGGGGCTCACGTTCATCAACGCGCTGGTGTTCGGCGTGCAGGGCAACACCCTGCGGGCGCTGGGCCGCGACTCGCCGCTGAACCAGTTCgtggcgggcgcggcggcgggcgccATCCAGTGCGTCATCTGCTGCCCCATGGAGCTGGCCAAGACGCGGCTGCAGCTGCAGGACGCGGGCGCGGCGCGCGCCTACCGGGGCTCGCTGCACTGCCTGGCGCACATCTACCGGCGCGAGGGCCTGCGCGGCGTGAACCGGGGCATGGCCTCCACGCTGCTGCGCGAGACCCCCAGCTTCGGCGTCTACTTCTTGTCCTACGACGTGCTCACGCGCGCGCTCGGCTGCGAGCCCGGCGCCCCGCTGCTGGTGCCCAAGCTGCTGCTGGCGGGCGGCACGTCGGGCATCCTGTCCTGGCTGTCCACCTACCCCGTGGACGTGGTCAAGTCGCGGCTGCAGGCCGACGGGCTCCGCGGCGCCCCGCGCTACGGCGGCATCGCGGACTGCGCGCGCCAGAGCTACCGCGCCGAGGGCTGGCGCGTGTTCACCCGCGGGCTGGCCTCCACGCTGCTGCGCGCCTTCCCCGTCAACGCCGCCACCTTCGCCACCGTCACCGTGGTGCTCAGCTACGCGCGCGGCCCCGAGGGCGCCCCGGCGGCGCGCGGCCTGGCCCAGCCCTCCAGCCTGTGA
- the SLC25A29 gene encoding mitochondrial basic amino acids transporter isoform X1 has translation MESSWAPRLQQGPALGLPERASVGCPEGWVKGAGSCGLACPPSRTLSFQVRLQVQSAEKPQYRGTLHCFQSIIKQESVLGLYKGLGSPLLGLTFINALVFGVQGNTLRALGRDSPLNQFVAGAAAGAIQCVICCPMELAKTRLQLQDAGAARAYRGSLHCLAHIYRREGLRGVNRGMASTLLRETPSFGVYFLSYDVLTRALGCEPGAPLLVPKLLLAGGTSGILSWLSTYPVDVVKSRLQADGLRGAPRYGGIADCARQSYRAEGWRVFTRGLASTLLRAFPVNAATFATVTVVLSYARGPEGAPAARGLAQPSSL, from the exons ATGGAAAGCTCCTGGGCTCCCCGCCTCCAGCAGGGTCCGGCCTTGGGCCTCCCCGAGAGAGCCTCCGTGGGCTGTCCTGAGGGCTGGGTCAAGGGAGCGGGGAGCTGTGGCCTGGCTTGCCCACCCTCCCGGACCCTGTCCTTCCAGGTGCGGCTGCAGGTGCAGAGCGCGGAGAAGCCTCAGTACCGGGGGACCCTGCACTGCTTCCAGTCCATCATCAAGCAGGAGAGC GTGCTGGGCCTGTACAAGGGCCTGGGCTCGCCGCTCCTGGGGCTCACGTTCATCAACGCGCTGGTGTTCGGCGTGCAGGGCAACACCCTGCGGGCGCTGGGCCGCGACTCGCCGCTGAACCAGTTCgtggcgggcgcggcggcgggcgccATCCAGTGCGTCATCTGCTGCCCCATGGAGCTGGCCAAGACGCGGCTGCAGCTGCAGGACGCGGGCGCGGCGCGCGCCTACCGGGGCTCGCTGCACTGCCTGGCGCACATCTACCGGCGCGAGGGCCTGCGCGGCGTGAACCGGGGCATGGCCTCCACGCTGCTGCGCGAGACCCCCAGCTTCGGCGTCTACTTCTTGTCCTACGACGTGCTCACGCGCGCGCTCGGCTGCGAGCCCGGCGCCCCGCTGCTGGTGCCCAAGCTGCTGCTGGCGGGCGGCACGTCGGGCATCCTGTCCTGGCTGTCCACCTACCCCGTGGACGTGGTCAAGTCGCGGCTGCAGGCCGACGGGCTCCGCGGCGCCCCGCGCTACGGCGGCATCGCGGACTGCGCGCGCCAGAGCTACCGCGCCGAGGGCTGGCGCGTGTTCACCCGCGGGCTGGCCTCCACGCTGCTGCGCGCCTTCCCCGTCAACGCCGCCACCTTCGCCACCGTCACCGTGGTGCTCAGCTACGCGCGCGGCCCCGAGGGCGCCCCGGCGGCGCGCGGCCTGGCCCAGCCCTCCAGCCTGTGA